A single window of Polaribacter sp. SA4-10 DNA harbors:
- a CDS encoding exodeoxyribonuclease V subunit beta: protein MQKPATFEVYNASAGSGKTFTLVKEYLKILLISEDIFTFQKVLAITFTNKAAAEMKERILLNLEEFSEGIESDLLQKISTEIVVDKATIKERSKKVLDVILKNYSAFSITTIDSFTHKIIKSFAYDLGLSLNFEVEMDAVSLLNEAVDVLISKIGTDEKLTKLLIDFSLDKTDDDRSWDISRELNEFARVLLNEEDNAHFLKLADKKLEDFTNLKSKLFIHQKELKKELKKVGEDCLQIIASANLDPKDFLRGTIPKFFGDLSEKSVNIDFIKRSETIEKAIENNQYYKKTASSEIADSIEQIIPQVITFFRKAQEIYQQFILNKLALKSIIPLAVLNNINAELNNIKEDNNIRLNAEFNQLISDNIKDQPAPFIYERIGQRFMHYFIDEMQDTSVLQWQNLIPLIDNALAQENSSLLLVGDGKQAIYRWRGGEAKQFVNLGSEEENSKNPFQIFKEIKELATNYRSYSEVIQFNNDFFQHTSNFLENTAYKNIFLEGNKQLENIKKGGFVSLSFLEKEEDVDENKIKYPKKVLEKINQLTDEFSLNEICILVRKKKDGIAVANYLSENGIAIISSETLLLQNSAKVVFITHVLQMLQHPNDEETRFDFLYFLHQHLKIEIPKHLFLKAHIKSTNSILFDELKKYGVLFNIFNFHQLPFYEKTEEIIRGFQLVNSSDAYIQFFLDTVLEQQRKGTSIQEFLDFWELKKDKLSIVAPESANAVQVMTIHKSKGLEFPVVIFPCDVDIYRQINPKVWLDQLPESYTNFNELLVPFNKDLSYVNDRGLQIYNDQREELELDNFNLLYVALTRAEEQLYIITDKKLSTKGEENTGFYSGVFINYLKQKNLWDEDELEFCFGEKERVSERLEEKSISEIHQKFISTPWQEHNIHLLASASKLWNTVKGEAIDYGNLLHEIMAHIIIEKDIEKIVSKYEQQGILDEIQTKQIEESINKVVYHPKLKKYFSDEVVIFNEREIVAQDNQIIIPDRLVFNSKNEVVIIDYKTGKPSKSYHQQLLKYEQVLKLMNFNVIKKLLIYINEEIDVVEV, encoded by the coding sequence GCAAAAACCTGCTACTTTTGAAGTTTATAATGCGTCTGCTGGAAGTGGAAAGACTTTTACGCTCGTAAAAGAATATTTAAAAATTTTATTGATTTCTGAAGATATTTTTACATTTCAGAAAGTACTAGCAATAACATTTACAAACAAAGCTGCTGCAGAGATGAAGGAGCGTATTTTGTTAAATTTAGAAGAATTCTCTGAAGGAATAGAAAGTGATTTACTTCAAAAAATTAGTACTGAAATTGTAGTTGATAAAGCTACGATTAAAGAAAGAAGTAAGAAGGTTTTAGATGTAATTTTAAAAAATTACTCCGCTTTTTCAATTACTACAATTGATAGTTTTACCCATAAAATAATTAAAAGTTTTGCGTATGATTTAGGTTTGTCTCTTAATTTTGAGGTAGAAATGGATGCAGTTTCTTTATTAAATGAAGCGGTAGATGTTTTAATTTCTAAAATTGGTACAGATGAGAAATTGACTAAATTACTAATAGATTTTTCTTTAGATAAAACAGATGATGATAGATCTTGGGATATTTCTAGAGAGTTAAATGAGTTTGCTAGAGTTCTTTTAAATGAAGAAGATAATGCTCATTTTTTAAAACTTGCGGATAAAAAATTAGAAGATTTCACTAATTTAAAATCAAAACTTTTTATACACCAAAAAGAACTAAAAAAAGAATTAAAAAAAGTAGGAGAAGATTGTTTGCAAATAATTGCTTCAGCAAATTTAGATCCTAAAGATTTTTTAAGAGGAACAATTCCTAAGTTTTTTGGAGATTTAAGTGAGAAATCGGTAAATATTGATTTTATAAAAAGAAGTGAAACTATAGAAAAAGCGATAGAAAACAATCAGTATTACAAAAAAACAGCGAGTAGTGAAATTGCAGACTCTATAGAACAAATTATTCCACAGGTTATAACTTTTTTTAGAAAAGCTCAAGAAATTTATCAGCAATTTATTTTAAATAAATTAGCATTAAAAAGTATTATTCCTTTGGCGGTTTTAAATAATATTAATGCAGAATTAAACAATATAAAAGAGGATAATAATATTAGATTAAATGCAGAATTTAATCAATTAATTTCTGATAATATAAAAGACCAGCCAGCGCCGTTTATTTATGAAAGAATTGGACAACGTTTTATGCATTATTTTATAGATGAAATGCAAGATACTTCTGTGTTGCAGTGGCAAAATTTAATTCCGTTAATAGACAATGCATTAGCACAAGAAAATAGTAGTTTGCTTTTGGTTGGCGATGGAAAACAAGCTATTTATAGATGGAGAGGAGGAGAGGCTAAGCAGTTTGTTAACTTAGGTTCTGAGGAGGAAAACAGTAAAAATCCGTTTCAAATTTTTAAAGAAATAAAAGAGCTAGCAACTAATTACAGAAGTTACTCGGAGGTAATTCAATTTAATAATGATTTTTTTCAACACACTTCTAATTTTCTTGAAAATACAGCTTATAAAAATATCTTTTTAGAAGGAAATAAACAGTTGGAGAATATTAAAAAAGGAGGTTTTGTATCACTCTCATTTTTAGAAAAAGAAGAGGATGTAGATGAAAATAAAATAAAATATCCAAAGAAAGTTTTAGAGAAAATTAATCAACTTACAGATGAATTTTCATTAAATGAAATTTGTATTTTAGTAAGAAAAAAGAAAGACGGAATTGCAGTTGCTAATTATTTATCAGAAAACGGAATTGCTATAATTTCTTCTGAAACGCTATTATTACAGAATAGTGCAAAAGTTGTTTTTATTACGCATGTTTTACAAATGCTTCAACACCCAAATGATGAAGAAACGCGTTTTGATTTTTTATACTTTTTACATCAACATTTAAAAATAGAAATACCAAAACACTTATTTTTAAAAGCACATATAAAATCTACAAATTCAATTCTTTTTGATGAATTAAAAAAATACGGAGTTTTATTTAACATTTTTAATTTTCATCAATTGCCTTTTTATGAGAAAACTGAAGAAATTATTAGAGGTTTTCAACTCGTAAATTCATCAGATGCATATATTCAATTTTTCTTAGATACAGTATTAGAACAACAAAGAAAAGGGACAAGTATTCAAGAGTTTTTAGACTTTTGGGAGCTTAAGAAAGACAAGTTAAGTATTGTTGCGCCAGAAAGTGCAAATGCTGTTCAGGTAATGACAATTCATAAGTCGAAGGGATTAGAATTTCCAGTTGTTATTTTTCCTTGTGATGTAGATATTTATAGGCAAATAAACCCTAAAGTTTGGCTAGATCAATTGCCAGAGAGTTATACCAATTTTAATGAACTATTAGTTCCTTTTAATAAAGACTTGAGTTATGTAAATGATAGAGGTTTGCAGATTTATAATGATCAAAGAGAAGAATTAGAATTAGATAATTTTAATCTTTTATATGTTGCATTAACGAGAGCAGAAGAACAATTGTATATTATTACTGATAAAAAATTATCTACAAAAGGAGAAGAAAATACTGGTTTTTATTCTGGTGTTTTTATAAATTATTTAAAACAAAAAAACCTTTGGGATGAGGATGAGTTGGAGTTTTGTTTTGGAGAAAAAGAGAGGGTTAGTGAAAGGCTAGAAGAAAAGTCTATTTCAGAAATTCATCAAAAATTTATATCAACCCCTTGGCAAGAACATAATATACACTTATTGGCAAGTGCATCAAAATTATGGAATACAGTAAAAGGTGAAGCTATTGATTATGGTAATTTATTGCATGAAATAATGGCTCATATTATAATTGAAAAAGACATAGAAAAGATTGTTTCAAAATATGAGCAGCAAGGTATTTTAGATGAAATACAAACTAAGCAAATTGAAGAAAGTATAAATAAGGTTGTTTATCATCCAAAATTAAAAAAATATTTTTCTGATGAGGTTGTTATTTTTAATGAAAGAGAGATTGTAGCTCAAGATAATCAAATTATTATTCCAGATAGATTGGTTTTTAATAGTAAAAATGAAGTTGTAATTATTGATTATAAAACAGGGAAACCTTCTAAAAGTTATCATCAACAATTATTAAAATATGAGCAAGTCTTAAAGTTGATGAATTTTAATGTAATCAAAAAACTACTTATTTACATTAATGAAGAAATTGATGTTGTTGAAGTATAG
- the kbl gene encoding glycine C-acetyltransferase → MYGKIKDTLEKEIQEIKEAGLYKSERIITSPQGALIKISTGEEVLNFCANNYLGLSNHPEVIQAAKDTLDSHGFGMGSVRFICGTQNIHKQLEKKIADFYTTEDTILYAACFDANGGVFEPLLTKEDAIISDSLNHASVIDGVRLCKAARYRYNNNDMSSLEEQLIEANKQNHRFKIIVTDGVFSMDGIVAKLDEICDLADKYDALVMVDECHATGFIGKTGRGTVELKNVMDRVDIVTGTLGKALGGAMGGYTTGKKEIIEILRQRSRPYLFSNSLAPAIVGASLKVFDLISDDTSFRDKLEWNTNYFRTEMEKAGFDLVGADAAIVPVMLYDAKLSQVMANKLLEKGIYVIGFFFPVVPKGKARIRVQLSAAHTKEHLNKAISAFIEVGKELKII, encoded by the coding sequence ATGTACGGTAAAATTAAAGATACTTTAGAAAAAGAGATTCAAGAAATAAAAGAAGCAGGTTTATATAAATCTGAAAGAATTATAACGTCTCCACAAGGCGCACTCATTAAAATTTCTACAGGCGAAGAGGTGCTAAATTTTTGTGCCAACAACTATTTGGGTTTATCAAACCATCCAGAAGTAATTCAGGCCGCAAAAGATACTTTAGATTCTCATGGTTTTGGTATGGGCTCGGTACGTTTTATTTGCGGTACGCAAAACATTCATAAGCAGTTAGAGAAAAAAATTGCAGATTTCTATACAACAGAAGATACTATTTTATATGCTGCTTGTTTTGATGCAAATGGAGGTGTTTTCGAACCATTACTAACAAAAGAGGATGCAATTATTTCAGATAGTTTAAATCATGCATCTGTTATTGACGGAGTGCGTTTGTGTAAAGCAGCAAGATATCGGTATAATAATAATGACATGTCTTCATTAGAAGAGCAATTGATTGAAGCGAATAAACAGAATCATCGTTTTAAAATTATTGTTACAGATGGTGTCTTCTCTATGGATGGAATTGTAGCAAAACTCGATGAAATTTGTGATTTAGCAGATAAATATGATGCATTAGTAATGGTAGATGAATGTCACGCAACTGGTTTTATCGGAAAAACAGGTCGTGGAACTGTAGAGTTGAAAAACGTAATGGATAGAGTTGATATTGTAACGGGAACGCTTGGAAAGGCTTTGGGTGGTGCAATGGGTGGTTATACTACTGGTAAAAAAGAAATTATTGAAATTTTACGTCAGCGTTCTAGACCTTATTTGTTTTCAAACTCTTTAGCGCCAGCAATTGTTGGAGCATCTTTAAAAGTATTTGATTTAATTTCTGATGACACCTCGTTTCGTGATAAATTAGAATGGAATACAAATTATTTTCGCACAGAAATGGAAAAAGCAGGTTTTGATTTAGTGGGTGCAGATGCAGCAATTGTGCCCGTGATGCTGTATGATGCAAAACTTTCTCAAGTAATGGCAAACAAACTATTAGAAAAAGGAATTTATGTTATCGGTTTCTTTTTCCCTGTAGTACCTAAGGGAAAAGCAAGAATAAGAGTGCAGTTGTCAGCAGCGCATACAAAAGAGCACCTAAATAAAGCGATATCAGCTTTTATTGAAGTTGGTAAAGAATTGAAAATTATTTAA
- a CDS encoding OmpA family protein: protein MKRFKLVVMALFTLVTVSSANAQDENKPWAIGFGIHGIDFYSNSDLGGMFKELIGPGDVSYIPTISKVSADRYLNKGFSLQLAGYLNKTRLSDLLYYSIDATVKYDLNNLVGQTGWFDPYVYAGSGYTSIDSSGEAMLNVGAGFNTWLSKDIGLNFQSGIKNGFSDVIDNHFQTSMSLVIRFGGKDTDGDGVYDKKDACLEVPGLKEFNGCPDADGDGIKDSDDACPNVAGLAAMNGCPDADGDGVADKDDMCPNSKGTKANKGCPDTDGDGVVDKNDKCSTEAGPIANGGCPWLDTDGDSILDKDDKCPLVSGIASEGGCPEVISNEAQMGIDTFAEAILFNTGRSSFKLGVTEFLDSMLAIINEYPTAEFEIRGFTDSVGSDKGNLKLSDKRANAVKDYLVKNGIAAARLTAIGFGEESPIDSNKTRAGRAKNRRVEVKVIN from the coding sequence ATGAAAAGATTTAAATTAGTCGTAATGGCTTTGTTTACGCTAGTAACGGTTAGCAGCGCAAACGCACAAGATGAAAACAAACCGTGGGCTATAGGTTTTGGAATACATGGCATAGATTTTTACTCTAACAGTGATCTTGGTGGAATGTTTAAAGAACTTATAGGGCCTGGAGACGTAAGTTACATACCTACTATTTCTAAGGTTTCGGCAGATAGGTATCTAAACAAGGGGTTTTCTTTACAATTAGCAGGTTATTTGAATAAAACTAGACTTTCAGATTTACTTTACTATTCAATCGATGCAACGGTAAAATATGATCTAAATAATTTAGTAGGGCAAACAGGATGGTTTGATCCTTATGTATATGCAGGATCAGGTTATACTTCTATTGATTCAAGTGGAGAAGCAATGTTAAATGTTGGTGCAGGTTTTAACACATGGTTAAGTAAGGATATAGGTTTAAACTTTCAATCAGGAATTAAAAATGGTTTTTCTGATGTTATAGATAATCACTTTCAAACAAGTATGAGTTTAGTTATTCGATTTGGAGGAAAAGATACTGATGGAGACGGTGTATATGATAAAAAAGATGCTTGTCTTGAAGTACCAGGATTAAAAGAATTTAATGGATGTCCAGATGCTGATGGTGATGGAATCAAAGATTCTGATGATGCATGTCCTAATGTTGCTGGTTTAGCAGCTATGAATGGATGTCCAGATGCTGATGGCGATGGTGTTGCAGATAAAGATGATATGTGTCCTAATTCTAAAGGAACTAAAGCTAATAAAGGTTGCCCAGATACAGATGGCGATGGTGTTGTAGATAAAAATGATAAATGTTCAACTGAAGCAGGACCAATTGCTAATGGAGGTTGCCCTTGGCTAGACACAGATGGAGATAGTATTTTAGATAAAGATGATAAATGTCCATTAGTTTCTGGTATTGCTTCTGAAGGAGGATGTCCTGAAGTAATTTCAAATGAAGCACAAATGGGTATCGATACATTTGCTGAAGCAATTTTATTCAATACAGGTAGATCTAGCTTTAAATTAGGAGTCACTGAATTTTTAGATAGTATGTTAGCTATTATTAACGAATATCCTACGGCTGAATTCGAAATTAGAGGATTTACAGATAGTGTAGGAAGTGATAAAGGTAATTTGAAATTATCTGATAAAAGAGCAAATGCTGTTAAGGATTATTTAGTTAAAAATGGAATTGCTGCTGCAAGGTTAACTGCAATAGGTTTTGGTGAAGAGAGTCCAATAGACTCAAACAAAACAAGAGCTGGTAGAGCTAAAAATAGAAGAGTAGAGGTTAAGGTAATTAACTAA
- a CDS encoding OmpA family protein, with protein MKQLKLAVIALFTLVTVSNVSAQDENNPWVVGFGVNVIDFYNYEAFGDQVTDLVEPNDWNVLPSISRISAEKYIDKGFSLQLAGSINKIETINEIDDSDSLYWSLDANVKYDLNNLVGDTSWFDPYVYLGGGYTSVDSEGEGMLNTGIGFNTWFSDNLGFNFQTGTKMGFSDKVKSHYQSSLGLVIKFGGTDTDGDGVYDKYDACPNVAGLAVMNGCPDADNDGIKDSDDACPNVAGLAAMNGCPDADGDGVADNDDMCPNSKGTKANKGCPDTDGDGVVDKDDKCATVAGPSVNGGCPWPDTDGDSVLDKDDKCPLVAGIASEGGCPEVISNEAQMGINTFAEAILFNLESASFQRGVTKVLDGMLAIINEYPSAEFAIRGYTDTSGSVSGNLKLSNARANAVKGYLVENGIDAARLTATGFGQESPIASNKTRAGRAKNRRVEVKVTN; from the coding sequence ATGAAACAATTAAAATTAGCTGTGATAGCTTTGTTTACGTTAGTAACTGTTAGTAATGTAAGCGCACAAGATGAAAACAACCCTTGGGTAGTAGGTTTTGGTGTTAACGTTATAGACTTTTATAACTATGAAGCATTTGGAGACCAAGTAACAGATCTAGTAGAACCTAATGATTGGAATGTCTTACCTTCTATTTCAAGAATTTCTGCAGAAAAGTATATTGATAAAGGTTTTTCTTTGCAATTAGCAGGTTCTATTAATAAGATTGAGACTATTAATGAAATAGATGATTCTGATTCTCTTTACTGGTCATTAGATGCAAATGTAAAATATGATTTAAATAACTTAGTAGGTGATACTTCTTGGTTTGATCCTTATGTTTATTTAGGTGGAGGTTATACTTCTGTAGATTCTGAAGGGGAAGGTATGTTAAATACGGGTATTGGTTTCAACACTTGGTTTAGTGATAACTTAGGCTTCAACTTTCAAACAGGAACTAAAATGGGTTTTTCTGATAAAGTAAAATCTCATTACCAAAGTTCTTTAGGTTTAGTTATTAAATTTGGAGGAACAGATACCGATGGCGATGGAGTATATGATAAGTATGATGCTTGTCCAAATGTTGCAGGTTTAGCAGTTATGAATGGGTGTCCGGATGCTGACAATGATGGTATTAAAGATTCTGATGATGCTTGTCCAAATGTTGCAGGTTTAGCAGCTATGAATGGATGTCCAGATGCTGATGGCGATGGAGTTGCAGATAACGATGATATGTGTCCTAATTCTAAAGGAACTAAAGCAAATAAAGGTTGCCCAGATACAGATGGCGATGGTGTTGTAGATAAAGATGATAAATGTGCTACAGTAGCAGGTCCTTCGGTTAACGGAGGTTGTCCTTGGCCAGATACAGATGGAGATAGCGTTTTAGATAAAGATGATAAATGTCCATTAGTTGCTGGTATTGCTTCTGAAGGAGGATGTCCTGAAGTAATTTCAAATGAGGCACAAATGGGTATCAACACATTTGCAGAGGCTATTTTATTTAACTTAGAAAGCGCAAGTTTTCAAAGAGGAGTTACTAAAGTCTTAGATGGTATGTTAGCTATTATTAACGAATATCCTTCAGCTGAATTCGCAATTAGAGGTTATACAGATACTTCAGGAAGTGTTTCTGGAAACTTAAAACTATCTAATGCAAGAGCGAATGCTGTTAAAGGTTATTTAGTTGAAAATGGAATTGATGCGGCAAGATTAACTGCTACAGGTTTTGGTCAAGAGAGCCCAATAGCTTCAAACAAAACAAGAGCTGGTAGAGCTAAAAATAGAAGAGTAGAGGTTAAGGTAACTAACTAA
- the atpD gene encoding F0F1 ATP synthase subunit beta produces MSTITGKVSQIIGPVIDVEFNTENAELPKIYDSLEIKKSDGSILVLEVQQHIGEDTVRTISMDATDGLSRGTEVIATGNPIQMPIGNDIYGRLFNVTGDAIDGLGNLPKEGKDGLSIHRSAPKFEDLSVSTEVLFTGIKVIDLIEPYAKGGKIGLFGGAGVGKTVLIQELINNIAKGHGGLSVFAGVGERTREGNDLLREMLESGIIKYGDDFMHSMEEGGWDLSKVDKPGMRDSKATFVFGQMNEPPGARARVALSGLTIAEYFRDGAGDAQGKDVLFFVDNIFRFTQAGSEVSALLGRMPSAVGYQPTLATEMGAMQERITSTKKGSITSVQAVYVPADDLTDPAPATTFAHLDATTVLSRKIAELGIYPAVDPLDSTSRILSAEVLGDEHYNTATAVKEILQRYKELQDIIAILGMEELSEEDKLVVHRARRVQRFLSQPFHVAEQFTGIPGVLVDIKDTIKGFNMIMDGELDKYPEAAFNLRGSIQDAIDAGEKMLAEA; encoded by the coding sequence ATGTCTACAATAACAGGTAAAGTTTCTCAAATTATCGGACCGGTAATTGATGTTGAATTTAATACAGAAAATGCTGAACTTCCAAAAATCTATGATTCATTAGAGATTAAAAAATCTGATGGCTCAATTTTAGTTTTAGAGGTTCAACAACATATTGGTGAAGATACAGTTAGAACCATTTCTATGGATGCAACTGATGGATTAAGTAGAGGTACAGAAGTTATCGCTACCGGAAATCCTATTCAAATGCCAATAGGAAATGATATTTACGGACGTTTATTTAACGTAACTGGAGATGCAATTGATGGTTTAGGTAACTTGCCAAAAGAAGGAAAAGACGGACTATCGATACATAGATCTGCACCAAAATTTGAAGACTTATCTGTTTCTACAGAAGTTCTATTTACTGGAATTAAAGTAATTGATTTAATTGAGCCTTACGCAAAAGGAGGTAAGATTGGTTTATTTGGTGGAGCCGGAGTAGGTAAAACTGTATTAATTCAAGAATTGATTAATAATATTGCAAAAGGACATGGTGGTTTATCAGTTTTTGCAGGAGTTGGAGAAAGAACTCGTGAAGGAAATGATTTACTTCGTGAAATGTTAGAATCTGGAATTATCAAGTATGGTGATGACTTTATGCATTCTATGGAAGAAGGAGGATGGGATTTATCTAAAGTAGATAAGCCTGGAATGAGAGATTCAAAAGCAACTTTTGTTTTTGGTCAAATGAATGAGCCACCTGGAGCACGTGCGCGTGTAGCGTTATCAGGACTAACAATTGCTGAATATTTTAGAGATGGAGCAGGTGATGCTCAAGGAAAAGATGTTCTTTTCTTCGTAGATAATATTTTCCGTTTTACACAAGCAGGATCTGAAGTATCTGCATTATTAGGGCGTATGCCTTCTGCAGTTGGTTATCAACCAACATTAGCAACAGAAATGGGTGCAATGCAAGAACGTATTACATCAACTAAAAAAGGTTCTATTACATCTGTACAAGCCGTTTATGTGCCTGCAGATGATTTAACAGATCCAGCACCAGCAACAACTTTTGCTCACTTAGATGCAACAACAGTATTGTCTCGTAAAATTGCTGAATTAGGTATTTATCCTGCAGTAGATCCTTTAGATTCTACTTCAAGAATTTTATCTGCTGAAGTATTAGGTGATGAGCATTATAATACTGCAACAGCTGTAAAAGAAATTTTACAACGTTATAAAGAATTACAAGATATTATTGCGATTTTAGGTATGGAAGAATTATCTGAAGAAGATAAATTAGTAGTTCACAGAGCAAGACGTGTTCAACGTTTCTTATCTCAGCCTTTCCATGTTGCTGAACAATTTACAGGTATACCAGGTGTCTTAGTAGACATTAAAGATACTATTAAAGGGTTCAACATGATTATGGATGGAGAATTAGATAAATATCCTGAAGCGGCATTTAACTTAAGAGGATCAATTCAAGATGCAATTGATGCTGGAGAAAAAATGTTAGCAGAAGCATAA
- a CDS encoding F0F1 ATP synthase subunit epsilon yields the protein MYLEIVTPEAILFSSEVDSLSVPGINGEFQMLDNHAPIVSILKDGIINIHVHSQVNLKLDDLNVKLVPLEGDDKILTLIINSGTLELNDNKVIILAD from the coding sequence ATGTATTTAGAAATTGTAACACCAGAAGCTATTTTATTTTCATCAGAGGTTGATTCATTATCAGTTCCTGGTATTAATGGAGAATTTCAAATGCTTGATAATCACGCACCAATAGTTTCTATTCTAAAAGATGGAATTATTAATATTCATGTTCACTCACAAGTAAACTTGAAGCTAGATGATTTAAATGTGAAGCTAGTTCCTCTTGAAGGAGACGATAAAATTTTAACATTAATTATAAATTCTGGAACATTAGAATTAAACGATAATAAAGTAATAATCTTAGCTGATTAA
- the rbfA gene encoding 30S ribosome-binding factor RbfA → MEETNRQRKIAGVLQKDLVDVLQKAAQDGMKGIIISVSKVHVTADLGVAKVYLSIFPSSERDELIKGVQSNTPLIRHEMAKRTRNQLRRMPELLFFGDDTLDYIEEIDKSLKGEDDNPIKNPEVLPRRKKN, encoded by the coding sequence ATGGAAGAAACTAACAGACAGAGAAAAATTGCAGGTGTTCTACAAAAAGATTTGGTAGATGTATTGCAAAAAGCGGCGCAAGATGGAATGAAAGGGATTATTATTTCTGTTTCTAAAGTACATGTAACCGCAGATTTAGGGGTTGCAAAAGTATATTTAAGTATTTTTCCTTCTAGCGAAAGAGATGAATTGATTAAAGGAGTGCAATCTAATACGCCTTTAATTCGTCATGAAATGGCAAAAAGAACTCGAAATCAATTACGCAGAATGCCAGAATTGTTGTTTTTTGGTGATGATACTTTAGATTATATTGAAGAAATAGATAAGTCTTTAAAAGGAGAAGATGACAATCCTATTAAAAATCCAGAGGTTTTACCAAGACGTAAAAAGAATTAA
- a CDS encoding FtsX-like permease family protein — MSFPLYIAKRYLFTKTSNNAINIITIIASFGVIVGSLALFIILSGFSGLRTFSYSLLDVSDPDIKITSVKGKSFLYTDNVQQVLENNTAIKASSKIIEERVFLEYNDKNEIAYIKGVESTYSSITQIDSAIYVGTWLDPELTNTAVIGNGISRKLSLGVHNFGEPLSILVPKPGTGFLNARNAFFKMNAQIIGIYSGTEEFENKFVFVNLSEAQNLLNYQENKVTGIELKLFNDTDVDEISEQLQQQLGNNFKVQTKEQLNEVFYKVINTENFVSYLIFTLIVIIALFNVIGAIIMMIIDKKDNLKTLFSLGATIKDIKKVFVLQGFLLTFFGMIIGLSLGVILVILQKQFGLFMITANLAYPVEFRFSNLFIVIITIIILGFIASKIASSRISKDFIER; from the coding sequence TTGAGTTTTCCTCTATACATAGCCAAAAGATATTTATTTACCAAAACCAGTAATAATGCGATAAACATTATTACAATAATTGCATCTTTTGGAGTAATTGTTGGGTCATTAGCGTTGTTTATTATCCTTTCTGGTTTTTCTGGTTTGCGTACTTTTAGTTATAGCTTATTAGATGTTTCAGACCCGGATATTAAAATAACATCGGTTAAAGGAAAGTCTTTTTTATACACGGATAATGTTCAGCAAGTTTTAGAGAACAATACAGCAATAAAAGCGAGTTCAAAAATTATTGAGGAACGTGTTTTTTTAGAGTATAATGATAAAAATGAGATTGCTTATATAAAAGGAGTTGAGTCTACTTATTCTTCTATTACACAAATAGATTCTGCAATATATGTTGGCACTTGGCTAGATCCAGAATTAACAAATACAGCCGTAATTGGAAACGGAATCTCTAGAAAATTGTCTTTAGGAGTTCATAATTTTGGTGAGCCATTATCAATCTTAGTCCCAAAACCAGGAACCGGTTTTTTAAACGCAAGAAATGCATTTTTTAAAATGAATGCGCAAATTATAGGGATTTATTCTGGAACAGAAGAGTTTGAAAATAAGTTTGTTTTTGTAAACCTTTCTGAAGCACAAAATTTATTAAATTATCAAGAGAATAAAGTAACAGGAATAGAATTAAAGCTCTTTAATGATACTGATGTAGATGAAATTTCTGAGCAGCTTCAACAACAATTAGGAAACAATTTTAAAGTACAGACCAAAGAACAATTAAATGAAGTTTTTTACAAAGTAATAAATACAGAGAATTTTGTTTCTTATCTAATTTTTACATTGATTGTTATTATTGCTTTATTCAATGTAATTGGAGCAATAATTATGATGATTATTGATAAAAAGGATAATTTAAAAACACTTTTTAGTTTGGGAGCAACTATAAAAGATATTAAAAAAGTATTTGTTCTTCAAGGGTTTTTACTTACTTTTTTTGGTATGATAATAGGTTTGTCTTTAGGAGTCATATTAGTTATTCTTCAAAAACAATTTGGGTTATTTATGATAACAGCAAATTTAGCATATCCAGTTGAATTTAGGTTTTCTAACTTATTTATAGTTATTATAACCATAATAATACTAGGTTTTATAGCATCAAAAATTGCAAGTAGTAGAATTTCTAAAGATTTTATAGAAAGATAA